Within Topomyia yanbarensis strain Yona2022 chromosome 2, ASM3024719v1, whole genome shotgun sequence, the genomic segment GAAatagtacattccgggaaatggttttccgggaaacgACATACAATCAGATTTACGCGTTtataatgaccctgccacttctagttttccgatctgtaccTGTACATCCTTGCTATCACTAGAGTATTATgacaataaattttaaaaaaatttataacttatgtcgtttttcattgaaaaacaccggggcagtagattgcactggttttgcactttctagcagaagtgggaatgaaacacgtctagttgcctgctcttctgctagaaaatgcaacaccagtgcaatccaccgccccggggtttttcaatgaaaaacgccATTAGTAATCTACAACTAACCTTTCTTTGACCTGATGTACAGTGTAAACTAACAGATTTTCGTatgcaataaaactacaaaTTAAAATTACTAATTGGATTCGTTTAAAAGTACAAAAAATGGGATTAAATACTAGTCGAAAAAGAAATTGATGTGAATCTATCGCTGTTGGCGCGTTGATAATACCGTTTTGTCCTGGCAGTGTAATGTAGATAGTGCGTGAAGTTATCAGAAATAAAATGTTCTACTGACATTATTATTCGATGTTAACCTAAAATCTCTTCAAATATTCATCCGAACTGAACCTAGCTGTAAAATTCTGTCGATCGTCTCCTTACCGTTTCGCGTAAGTTCGAGCTGAGTATTTATATCGTCTTCGGACGTCATTTTGCCTAGAATTGTTTAAATAGAATTTTATTACAGTTATACACCAAAATGAATTCACACGCACGAGTTTCATGATACGTTTTTTCATTCATGGTAGATTGAATCTGctcttttattttattgttgtcGTATTCCAGGTAAAGCATATCATCAACGAGTGCTTGCAAACGTGTTTCGCAGTTTTTTAGTTCGCCCATCAAGCTATTTAAAGTTTTCTCTTTGTGGTCGATGTCATcattcaacatttgaatagtatcACGCGTTGCTTGTGAACTACTTGTAGTTACAATTAAGTGGTCGTTTGTTTCTGAAAtatatgaatttttttgaacAAATATAATGATAAAATAGAAAAACTAACCAGTCTGCTCTCCCATTGAATATCGCGCAAAAATAACAGTAAGTGTAATTACAAACGATAATATAAATATGttacaatttacaaaaaaaaaatatttggattctggaacagagatgccaggtacttttttcaaatgtctgcaataataattttaaaagtctgggaagaacaaaaaatgtcaggaaagctagtgtaaccaaaagcctttatattcaaaaatctgcaaatatctgcaacaaaactaaaaaatctgcaaatatctgcaaccaatctagaaaatctgcaaatatctgcgtcatcgaaaaaatctgcagcttaaattaaaagtctgcgaatttgcagacttgtctgcaaatctggcatctctgttctGGAACAAAGACGATGCTTTGAATATAAAAACTAGTGATGTctttttttactcgattaacgcaaataatcgattaatttctaaaataatcgaaaaatcaataatcgattacaagcTTTCGGTATAATCGAGCAAAATCGAGTAGCTGCTATCAATTAATCGAGAGCATAATTAATGAAGGGTGGCATTGAAAATGTAAGTCGCagagcaaaaaaatatgaccagaCTTCTCCACATTTATCGAAACGTGTCGAGTgacctttttttttggttgacaaacaggatttactaagtaatcgattatcttggtcgattaatcgaatgaattaatcaagctctcaaaattattcgattaacggataatcgattatttgcaaaaatcagacTTCACTAATAAAGACAcgcggagagaaaaaaaaattggccgcaATTTCTGTCCTACACTGAGGAGAAGGACATGGTGTACCATATATATATTTCTAACTATGCAGTGGTGGCAGAAAACACTATTTTCAAGAAGTAATAAAATTTACCACAAATCATTTTGAATTTAACAGTATTCTGGttacagttgaaaactggaaaatgcaaccagcgacaatcgtattttctctggacctacagtgacacaatcggACACAatattcgtacacctctagtgtatatgtttaatattgtttcataaatgtttgcgctatttaatataggtattgttttgtaaatgtggtagtagaaCTAGgtgcagatcactctagaaatgtataacaaatttgcatcaaattagaaaaaatgcatttaatttccatttttgcatcaactttgcactccatcgcagaaaagtttgtttaacaaacgtcctacgctaattcactttgttcgacgttttgttgaatgtagggctaattttttatagggttttgacgtcttacacgcaacgcaaaatatattgcacgcaacgcaaaatacattatgaatttctattttgatggaaagaataaatgcatttagctgatttttaaaaatgcatcacaagtgatctgcccctagtagtagaatcatcatctgtcattttcttatcatttgtaatctaaagtgttcaagtttccgtacactacacataaaaaaatcattgattggtgtgaaaatggcacaatttcatTTTCGTACACTTTAGAAAAgtcaattaatttgtaatttaagacctgttatttctttatttttttgttttgcttagaaaaatagattttatgactACAGAGAAGTGTTCATTGGCACAGTTTCCTCTACACTAGTTTAAGAAATTCCCTCAAATTAACGTAACGGTTAAAAAAGTTAACCAACTGCTATTATGGGACGGAAACTAATTATTTCTCACCAAAACGAAGCTAAATCACTTCATGAAATCTTTCAAATTGTTCAAAAGTTGCCTCCAACTATTTAACATGTCGTTAAAAACTTTGATGTTCCGAAACGTAGAgcagatattgcgaaaaacttgaactgtaaaatatttacgATGAGGGATAAACGATTTTGAATTAGAACAATTTGGGAAAATCGAGcaattaatgttatatacatggtaaatgaattgaatcatagcatttaagtataagtcTGTCTCTGTTCTGAGCAAGAGAAGAAGAACGAAGaactgattttttatttacttaacaacattgaaacattttatcggaatattggaaagattgtaaactttgtctacgagtccaaattcaacatctttgactcaaatgaatgttgtttcgagtggagaaaatcgaactcagacCTGGACGTGAAAGCCTAACATAACATAACAGCAATTCAGCGCAGGGACAGTGGAGTTATTGTATGgggtattatatgtccactaCAACTGCTAGAAATTTGGTCTTCATTGGTGGCATGATGGTCcagaatgtgtattttaatataAGTTTTAAAGCAAAGATTCcgtaaaatggtacttttactaagaaatagaaattcgatcaggagaagaacctaaagcataaggacatgttcaggagcgttttattttatataggagtttcaaagtagaactggaactgaaacattcacatccccagcagagcgttttgttttataatttcgaacagttttgttatacgacgccgttctatttcccagttaaactcattccggaaccggttcggatttctgaatggagtcattatggattccaaatcaaatgcaacaaccgattccgactcagaatcggttgttgcatttgatttggaatccatactgacttcattcaggattccgaatcaaattccgaatggtttgaccgggttgttgatgattttaaaacacgtttagagcatgttcaggagtgtttcagttccagattcataattttggcagttctattatataaaactaaaaattttaaaactagaatttgctgtccccagcagcagttgtagcggatgttctattcagtttaaaatgtCTCGCCattccttcagcgttactgcattcaaatttatttttccccagtctatcgggtctaagtgtatgtgctgaaaactttgcatgtatttaaaaaccagttctaaacgtgttttaaaatcagcaacaaatagaacgctctgctggggatgtgaatgtttcagttccagttctactttgaaactcctatacaaaataacccagttaagctcagccggaaatgaaccgaaattctggctggttccagttcgtattccggctccagtgacacaaccgattctagttagaatcggttgtgtcagtGGAGCCCGtggacgaactggaaccagccagaattccagttcatttacTTTACTGGGAAAACGCTCCTGCCCAGTttagctcagccggaaatgaaccggaattctggctggttccagttcgtgttccggctccagtgacacaaccgattctagttagaatcggttgttgcactggagccggaatacgaactggaaccagccagaattccagttcatttccggctgaactttactgggtgaaCATGCACTTacccagtaaagctcagccggaattgaactggaattctggctggttccagttcgcacacgggctccagtgacacaaccggttctaactagaatcggttgtgtcactggagccggaatacgaactggaaccagccagagttccggttcatttccggctgagcttaactgggtagagcatgtttcagttctagattcataattgtgacagttctattatataaacctgttttaatccacctagaggtgcaattgtgcctttctcatttctccaaactatgatttaatagctggttcgtacaatataacattatggaaatgtctttcattctttcaTCGCGGTattggtttgaatcggagttttctatgttgttggtgacctagatctacaaattcaacagttgtgtttacattttggaaacgtgttttaaaatcatcaacaaatagaacggcgtcgtataacagttttaaattttgaaacaaaactgatcaaaattataaaacaaaacgctctgctggggatgtgaatgttttagttccagttctactttgaaactcctacataaaataaaacgctcctgaacatgcccttagaactgtgtttaaaatacatgcaaagtttttagcacagacacttagacccgaaagaatggagaaaaataaatttgaatgcagtaacacTGAAGGAATGttgagacatgaattttaacctgaatagaacatccgctaaaactgctgctggggacagcaagttctagttttataattttcagttttatataatagaactgtcaaaattatgaatctagagctgaaacactcctgaacatgctctaaggCGCGCGAAAAACGTTtagtgtaaatttataattgtgtaaatgttatggattctccactgaggaccccgtttattaactgattagaaaaataaatgggagtatttggataaaaagtgTGAAACTATCCGaattataatgagaatgatctactatttagaagaataggataaaatttaacttgaatgtgtattttaatataAGTTTTAAAGCAAAGATTCcgtaaaatggtacttttactaagaaatagaaattcgatcaggagaagaacctaaagcataaggacatgttcaggagcgttttattttatataggagtttcaaagtagaactggaactgaaacattcacatccccagcagagcgttgttttataatttcgaacagttttgtcgaGGGGAACGACACGCCGTGATTTGTTGATCAAATAaacttataatttaaaattcttattagatttataaaaattggtatTGGTTAgatcaaaatggattcgaatttCCGACATTACTTGATAATGGTTTGGAATAGCCGAGGATAgtttgaaatgtgtcataaaaaataaattgaattgctCGAATTTCACGTTTTGacagtttcaaaaaaaaatcaaaacaaaacattgcCAGCAGCATAACTACaggaacaaatcaaaacaaacataaattttgttgccagaattattgaacGTTTCGAAAATAGAGCATGCAGAGTTGCCAGTTACATCAAATTGATCGGAATTCGAGCAAAATTGGATTGAGATTTGttaaatttgttgaattttttttcaaatattttagcaatactcgatgtataaattttctaaaattgccgaaaaaatgaaaattcatgCAAAATCGAACGGAATATAACAATTATTCTGAAGAGACGTTCCCCTCGAGTAAATTGtaagtactgagcaaacagggagaacggaagtcgcttcttgttcttcctttggtattatcgatacagttgaattttacagttttcaactgaatcgatcgtcggtgtaaataggagcgtgtattttctactgctgttttctccgaaacgatcaaatgtagtactggaacaaacctatacattgctccaaaacaaaaattaaaccttgcagaaaagtagttttagaatatttaaaataaatccgaacagagaagattattcttgtggcagaggttgcttgactccAGGGGTTCCAACAGTACAGCCTTGCGACAGTATTTCAGAGGCTGTCGTCTTCTTTTCGCTTCGACTGTTTGATGACCGAATCAAGCACGACAGCTCTCAGTAAAACTGTTATGCGACTTGCAACGTTGCCGTCTTGTACCGCACACGACAGTTTGCGCATACGTCTACAACTATAGTTAATGAGCAATGACAGCCTCAGTTGGTTTTGCGTAACATTTCTATCGTTCGTAGTGGTAGAATCGACACGTCGATGCAATcaaagaactttttttttctgtgaaagTCGTGCTCTGTACATTAGTTAAGCTCAGTACGGTGCGGAGTATAAAACGATTAAggaccgatttcttcaccctcgcttagcgcttaagccaggtttaaacgtactggtaaaCCTGGTTTCAAAGTTAAgagagggtgaagaaatcgaaaTGCTGCATGCaaggttttcatttttttttattcatttcccaGACGGAATGACAACCAACGGctttatttgatttgtttttagcgaatttttaacGTCGTTCGAAATTAAAAACCTGAGCAAATATTTTTAGTCGCTGTGGTAGACTGTTATGTTGCTGGGGAGAATCGTTTGAGTGAAGCTGGATAGTAATTGTTCAGTAATGGTGATGTGAGTCGAATTGGCGTATCGgggcagaaagcaatcgtttagaAGTACGTATTGCGGAAAGTTGGACGGTTTCAGAAAATGGATTTTTGATATGCCGTGTAGATGAAAATGCAGATTGCACCTAGTGACGAATCACAGCATGATAATAGGTGAACATGAACATGAGTTATGAGGCTTTTTTATTTCATCGGGAAGTTAAAAAATTGCGTTGCTACAATAGAGAAATACATAATATAGTTAAAGTTAATTTTAAGAggggcgcgccgccgatttcaggctcCTGAAATATTTTCGTGATTTGTTGGTTATGCTAATTTGTTTGAGGTGATCAACAAGCTgatgattttatttgttttataatgcCACTCAATAGCAAACGTGTTTGTCGAGATTGTCCTaacattttgtacttttcaaggtaCAGGCACACCTCGAAATAGGGGACGTTGGGGGGTTGTGAAGTATTGGGAGTTGTGAGCAGCGCTAAgctataaataattaaaatttgatAACTACTGTTAAATGTTTCTACTGTCATGACCTCATTTTCTTATTAGCAATTTTATCCGAAAAACAGGATTATACCACAATTTTAATCGTCCCGTGCCGTTACCGCGAATTCAGGAGGTTTAGCGTGAATCAATGGTCACCTATCCATTGCGAATCAGATCACTTTTCTAACTCATATTTACTTTAGaattatcttaaaatttaacTTCTATGGGCccattaaaaataagaaataatGCCTTTAACATTGCTAACATAGCGTACGTACTACAGaatgataaaaataaatttcaatcactttttatatttaatatggAATGTATTATTATTGCTAGTGGTGAACTGCCCTAACACAgcacttttttaaaaaatgatggCTTTCATCATCAAGAATAGTTGAAAATGGTttgtaaaaatatttcctcCGTCTCGTATTTATaaacttttaaataaaaatatatttttcatgttttaaatttttattttaaatttcaaagttCCAAAATCATTAAATCcttatactatgttgcgtttcggcttcgcctcttcagaaaccgacactaacgtattgtcggaatagattagcgccggcttgacgcaaatcccttaaaactaaaacacactatgtgtttcaatcaaacgactgatcaaacgtgatgtcccgttcgagcggaagttctgtttatgccgatgagacacaagtgaagccgaaacttgtcttggcttagcaggcctatgcgaaagcactatgctatatttcaccctaaggaggaaaatttggtaaaaaccaaaatttctcactagggtgaaaatttgttggtaacaaccagtctttgtacaggagggcacaaatccttatttcatactatgttgcgtttcggcttcgcctcttcagaaaccgacactaacgtattgtcggaatagattagcgccggcttgacgcaaatcccttaaaactaaaacacactatgtgtttcaatcaaacgactgatcaaacgtgatgtcccgttcgagcagaagttctgtttatgccgatgagacacaagtgaagccgaaacttgtcttggcttagcaggcctatgcgaaagcactatgctatatttcaccctaaggaggaaaatttggtaaaaaccaaaatttctcactagggtgaaaatttgttggtaaaaaccagtctttgtacaggagggcacaaatccttatttcatactatgttgcgtttcggcttcgcctcttcagaaaccgacactaacgtattgtcggaatagattagcgccggcttgacgcaaatcccttaaaactaaaacacactatgtgtttcaatcaaacgactgatcaaacgtgatgtcccgttcgagcagaagttctgtttatgccgatgagacacaagtgaagccgaaacttgtcttggcttagcaggcctatgcgaaagcactatgctatatttcaccctaaggaggaaaatttggtaaaaaccaaaatttctcactagggtgaaaatttgttggtaaaaaccagtctttgtacaggagggcacaaatccttatttcatactatgttgcgtttcggcttcgcctcttcagaaaccgacactaacgtattgtcggaatagattagcgccggcttgacgcaaatcccttaaaactaaaacacactatgtgtttcaatcaaacgactgatcaaacgtgatgtcccgttcgagcagaagttctgtttatgccgatgagacacaagtgaagccgaaacttgtcttggcttagcaggcctatgcgaaagcactatgctatatttcaccctaaggaggaaaatttggtaaaaaccaaaatttctcactagggtgaaaatttgttggtaaaaaccagtctttgtacaggagggcacaaatccttatttcatactactTATAGTGTTAAAttctttaattttcaattttttatgtcatatttaatgttcggtaaattttttatgtcatatttaatattaatgtacaGTAATCATTAGGGGTCGGCCAATTCGGACCCAataagggtttatgagctatagaactacaaccgattcacaaataaatatttttctcgAAAGTctgatcaattgcgcacattttttcGAAGGTAACTTTTTCCGATATCGTACCGTATTGTGTATTAAGGGTTCTacgcaaaagtacatgaaaggcccgaattaccccaaccctgttccaattaGGACCACCCATGTCTTACCGATTTTTGCAATGGAAATAAATGCCAATGTTGACCCAAGTTATTcctatttaattttcattaagtttCGAATTGTGAATTGAAAAGTtctctttgatatataaaattttGTGGCGAATATTCCATAAAAAGTAAGAGTTGGGCCAAATTACCTAGCAATAGGTTTCCAAGTAacattttaagttttatagcacactacaagtgcactctaagttttaagaaggttttcgagaaaaaacctcaattgttactagggttatGAGCTATAAACGTAGAAATCTGTGAaccgatttacgaaaacttatCTTTTCCTGAAAGCTCGACTTCTCAAACGGTTTTTCGTGATCGCGTATCATTTCGTATATATGGTAACCCTAGTAACATTTAAAgttttatggtactcttgaagccctcgttaaaacttagattgcacttgtagtgtgcaataaaactagaaatgctagTTGGGAAAAGGTCCGAATTGGATCAACCCATATTCACACACAgattaaacgaaaacagttgatagtctcgcctaaaataagatattaaataaaagatattaggCAGGTTcaaaatcacgataatgcacttaatttaattaattgttgttgccaaCAATAATCTTGTTTTCGGTTTACACATTTATCAAAAAAACGCACGCtcacgaaaactgagaaccgaGAAATTTTGGGAGAAAAAACAGAGCTACATTACAGTCATGAAAATTATATACTTGCTTTACACGAATTGGCCCACTCCCCtctaaaaatcgatttcttgatttttaaaatttgcaacattttaatatgttaatTTTGCAACTTTGAAGTCttcaattttgcaatttttaaatattttgattttttgattccgaatttttaattttgatcaatatttagatttttgaaaactttaatattttttaatggtTCAGTTTTCGTTTTTACAATATACAGATTGCATACGTCACAGTAATCAGTGAGAACTAAACAAGTGAAAtgctaaaattatttaaattaagtTTATCCAAGGCAGCGAATTGCACTAGTGTTGCACTTTCtggcagaagtgggaatgaacaCGTCTAGTAGCCGGCTCTTTCGCTAGAAATTGCAACTTACTGCTCCGGGGTTGTTCATTAAAAAACGGCATTAGAAAACTGACTATTTGTTTAATCAATTGAATCCATCATGCTATAAATCAATTTCCCAAGACAACGTAATGAAAACTGACGACTGATGTTAAATGACATCCAATGAAAATCGTGCCAGAATTCTATCCTGGGCAATTTTTTCTACGTTCGAAAACTGCGTTTTATCATGCCTAAAGCACATCCAAATTAATGCGCATGATTAGCATAAcagtattctggttgcagttgaaaatcgaaaaattaccttgcgcctttcgttttttttttccctatttgcagagtgggcaactacagcgcatcttgtgtacatgttagagaatcaacttgcgcatcatttacaccagttgcgctttagttccgcacgctgaaaataggagaaaaatcaaaaagcgcaagttcactatttcgattttcaactgcaaccaaaaTTTAACTGTTATGCTGAAAACTACATTTTACACGATCGTTCGCTTAAACATGCGTTGATCCTTAAGCGGACCttacacgagacagaaatattgtcaataaatatattgataagactgcttcaatccatcaatctcATTTAAATTCTAAAGAATCAATctatgatttattgtcaatatttctgctcgtgtagggtccgctttagcgCAAATTGTTGCCGCTGCGCCGATTCAAActccatgcaaatgttcaatgGTGACATTCATCATATGACAGCCCTAGACGACAGTTTTACCAGTTTGGACGAAGAATGTTATCCCTCTCAGAAGGCTGTCACCGGGACAGTTTATGCGAAACAGCAGACACAAAAAATGGTAAACCGACAGCCCATTCGGCTCGCTACGTTTAGCGTAGAATATTCTCAACAAAACGAGCGCGGTACAGACTGTCACCAAACAGCACTTTTTCTCACAAGATTGCACTGTTGCCATTACAGTTCGGCTTGGCGAGCGAACGTGCTGTAGCAAGAGAGCGTTGAGCACACATAGAGACATCGGATTCTGTTGCACAGCGACAGTAGTAAAAAGGCAGTCATATTGGTAAGCctgcttgactcagaaagcaacttacaaaaatgaagaggcatgaagatatttttcgtaatgtccaataacgaatatatattattttgttttgctgtattccgatggaaaaagacgttatgatcgtttgaatgcggatataaagactaaatctttgatttttccagaagcatgaaattggtacataatatagaatattttaatcagaacaaatatacgtccgaaacaaaacaaatattttggcaacattggtcgagtgggggtatgtcgttttcaacatcactcaaaaaaattatcacttacctatcatatgcaaaaacatataaatattttccataacACTTTTCACATAAATGTTATATGTTTCACACATAAAAGTTTTTATTGTCAGTCTAATTAAAATCACTGTCGACTGCATCTATATATTAAGTGAAATTCAGATACTTTCCTTCGGAATATCATATACGTTCTAGATGAAATccgtttcatttttatatgatttTCGTGCGATTTTCAGCTGCATTTAAAATGGCATTCAGAAAATCAATTTAAGAAGACCGTAAGATGTAAAATAAATATGCAAacatagaattgaattaaatttattatcTATTCACTTGAATAATTTACAATAACATACCTATTGCCAATTATTAGAGCCGCAGCATATTGTTTCCATATCTTTTCCAAATGTGTTGAAGAAACCAGTGAACTCTTCCGCAGTTTCCATTAATTCCATGCTTACAGCTTTTTTTCACTTCCGGATCCTGAAATGCGATTTCGTTTTAATGTCATTATTATTAAAGAATTCATATACATAGTTATagcaacgacacgactagacattTAATGAAACATACCGAAGAAAAAGTGTCTCAGTGATTTCCCACCATTTACCGGTATATTGAGTTACCCCTCGATGTGGACACGAAAATATTTTCTACAGCAACACTTCTTTGTTTATGTAGCTACCAATGTAATGTTTTGTTGCTACGAAACAGCCGAAAATTCGCTGGATATAAACATTTCGATCGAATTTT encodes:
- the LOC131683342 gene encoding uncharacterized protein LOC131683342 isoform X2 — encoded protein: MGEQTETNDHLIVTTSSSQATRDTIQMLNDDIDHKEKTLNSLMGELKNCETRLQALVDDMLYLEYDNNKIKEQIQSTMNEKTYHETRKMTSEDDINTQLELTRNAEAAAIFTAITQKPTDTPTAVFSDSLSVLTALETGTFKHLYVQAIEANCDTLTTLVWVPGHSDIKGNCEADRLAAIGRKARTMIS
- the LOC131683342 gene encoding uncharacterized protein LOC131683342 isoform X3; translation: MGEQTETNDHLIVTTSSSQATRDTIQMLNDDIDHKEKTLNSLMGELKNCETRLQALVDDMLYLEYDNNKIKEQIQSTMNEKTYHETRKMTSEDDINTQLELTRNADSRPEMPDTSQRE